From a region of the Janthinobacterium sp. 61 genome:
- a CDS encoding MFS transporter, protein MPAAPSLHRSEQQSGLAMHILGAVAFVHLLNDLIQALLPSIYPMLKAEFSLSFTQVGLITLTFQCTASLLQPWIGLYTDRRPLPFLLPIGMCFTLAGVLMLSIVSTFPTLLLASGLIGVGSSTFHPEASRVARMASGGRYGFAQSLFQVGGNVGSALGPLLAAAVIVNRGHGNIAWFGLLAVLAIGVLYKVSHWYSGHLASFKPKAGGHGPNLSRNKVMGALGVLALLVFSKYIYMASLSSYYTFYLIDKFHLSLGDAQLYLFLFLAAVAAGTFMGGPIGDRIGRKRVIWISILGAAPFTLLLPYVDLFWTAVLTVIIGFVISSAFSAIVVFAQELVPGKVGMIAGIFFGLMFGVSGIAAAAMGHLADVSGIAYVYKICSYLPLLGILTVLLPHIEQAKK, encoded by the coding sequence ATGCCGGCGGCCCCCTCGCTTCATCGTTCCGAACAACAATCCGGTCTGGCCATGCACATCCTGGGCGCCGTTGCCTTCGTGCATTTGCTCAATGACTTGATCCAGGCCTTGTTGCCGTCGATTTACCCGATGCTGAAAGCCGAGTTTTCACTCAGTTTTACCCAGGTCGGCCTTATAACCCTGACGTTCCAGTGCACGGCATCGTTGCTGCAGCCCTGGATCGGCTTGTACACGGACCGCCGTCCGCTGCCATTCCTGTTGCCCATCGGCATGTGCTTTACCTTGGCCGGCGTGCTGATGCTGTCCATCGTCTCGACTTTCCCGACCCTGTTGCTCGCCTCTGGCCTGATCGGTGTCGGCTCGTCGACCTTCCACCCGGAAGCGTCGCGCGTGGCGCGCATGGCCTCGGGCGGGCGCTACGGCTTTGCGCAATCGCTGTTCCAGGTAGGCGGCAATGTGGGCTCTGCCCTGGGGCCGCTGCTGGCGGCGGCCGTCATCGTGAACCGTGGCCACGGCAATATCGCCTGGTTCGGCCTGCTGGCCGTGCTGGCCATCGGCGTGCTGTACAAGGTCAGCCATTGGTACAGCGGCCACCTGGCCAGCTTTAAGCCGAAGGCGGGCGGGCATGGGCCGAACTTGTCGCGCAACAAGGTGATGGGCGCGCTGGGCGTGCTGGCCCTGCTGGTGTTCTCGAAGTACATCTACATGGCCAGCCTGTCGAGCTATTACACCTTCTACCTCATCGACAAATTCCACCTGTCGCTCGGCGATGCCCAGCTATACCTGTTCCTCTTCCTCGCGGCCGTGGCGGCCGGCACCTTCATGGGCGGTCCCATCGGCGACCGGATCGGCCGCAAGCGCGTGATCTGGATTTCCATCCTGGGCGCGGCGCCGTTTACCCTGCTGCTGCCGTATGTCGACCTGTTCTGGACGGCCGTCTTGACGGTGATCATCGGCTTCGTGATTTCGTCCGCGTTTTCCGCCATCGTCGTCTTTGCGCAGGAATTGGTGCCGGGCAAGGTGGGCATGATCGCGGGGATCTTCTTTGGCCTGATGTTCGGCGTGTCCGGCATTGCCGCCGCCGCCATGGGCCACCTGGCCGACGTGTCGGGCATCGCCTATGTGTATAAAATCTGCTCCTACCTGCCGCTGCTGGGCATATTGACGGTGCTGCTGCCGCATATCGAGCAGGCGAAAAAATAG
- the cysS gene encoding cysteine--tRNA ligase — protein MTLHLYDTYSRSLRPFEPIAPGQAGLYACGPTVYDYAHIGNLRTYLFVDGLRRALAFNGLQVRHVMNITDVGHLTSDADSGDDKVEARSARSGKSAWDIASEFTRAFEGDLRQLNILPPTVWCRATDHIAEQIAFIADLEAKGYTYRTADGIYFDTTRQDDYGKLARLKRDGLQAGKRVELGEKRDICDFALWKFSGVPGQRQMEWDSPWGLGFPGWHIECSAMAEKHLGAYFDIHCGGEDHVAVHHSNEIAQTQARHGTRLANFWLHGAFLKTQEAKMSKSSGDFLRLQSLVEQGVDPLAYRYLCLGAHYRSSLNFTDDALRAAASGLARLRVAVHGLGDAGGEADPAWLARFTICINDDLNYPRALAVAWELLKSDVPDSAKKATLLRFDEALGLDLLRWLPAQVDVPQPVQTWMAERASARAQRLWAEADRLRALARAAGYDIEDTPQGQQARAL, from the coding sequence ATGACACTCCATCTGTACGACACGTATAGCCGCAGCCTGCGCCCGTTTGAACCCATCGCTCCGGGCCAGGCGGGCCTGTATGCCTGCGGTCCCACCGTCTACGATTACGCGCACATCGGCAACTTGCGCACCTATCTGTTCGTCGACGGCTTGCGCCGCGCGCTCGCGTTCAACGGCTTGCAGGTGCGCCACGTGATGAATATCACGGACGTGGGCCATTTGACGTCGGATGCGGACAGTGGCGACGACAAGGTCGAAGCGCGCAGCGCCCGCAGCGGCAAGTCCGCCTGGGACATCGCCTCTGAATTTACCCGCGCATTCGAGGGCGATCTGCGCCAGTTGAATATCCTGCCGCCTACCGTCTGGTGCCGCGCCACGGACCACATCGCGGAACAGATCGCGTTCATCGCCGACCTGGAAGCGAAGGGCTATACCTACCGCACCGCCGACGGCATTTACTTCGACACGACGCGCCAGGACGATTATGGCAAGCTGGCGCGCCTGAAGCGCGATGGCCTGCAGGCGGGCAAGCGGGTGGAGCTGGGAGAGAAGCGCGATATCTGCGACTTCGCGCTGTGGAAGTTCAGTGGCGTGCCGGGACAGCGCCAGATGGAGTGGGACAGCCCCTGGGGCCTGGGTTTTCCTGGCTGGCACATCGAATGCTCGGCCATGGCCGAAAAGCACCTGGGCGCGTATTTCGACATCCATTGCGGCGGCGAAGACCATGTGGCCGTCCACCACAGCAACGAAATCGCGCAGACGCAGGCGCGCCACGGCACGCGCCTGGCCAACTTCTGGCTGCACGGCGCTTTCCTCAAGACGCAGGAGGCGAAGATGTCGAAATCGTCGGGTGACTTCTTGCGCCTGCAAAGCCTGGTGGAGCAGGGAGTCGATCCGCTCGCTTACCGCTACCTGTGCCTGGGCGCCCATTACCGCAGCAGCCTCAATTTCACGGACGACGCCCTGCGTGCTGCCGCCAGCGGCCTGGCGCGCCTGCGCGTGGCCGTGCATGGCCTGGGTGATGCGGGCGGTGAAGCCGACCCCGCGTGGCTGGCGCGTTTTACGATCTGCATCAACGATGACTTGAATTATCCGCGCGCGCTGGCCGTGGCCTGGGAACTGCTGAAAAGTGATGTACCCGATAGCGCCAAAAAAGCGACCTTGCTGCGCTTCGACGAGGCGTTGGGCCTGGACTTGCTGCGCTGGCTGCCGGCGCAGGTGGACGTGCCGCAGCCGGTGCAGACATGGATGGCAGAGCGGGCCAGCGCCCGCGCGCAGCGCCTGTGGGCCGAGGCTGACCGCTTGCGCGCGCTGGCGCGTGCGGCCGGCTACGACATCGAGGATACGCCGCAGGGCCAGCAGGCGCGCGCCTTGTGA
- the dbpA gene encoding ATP-dependent RNA helicase DbpA → MNTTTATTNSFSSLPLTPAFLANLDSLGYHEMTTIQAQSLPAVLDGRDLIAQAKTGSGKTAAFGIGILHKLNPAWFAVQGLVLCPTRELADQVANELRRLARAAGNIKILTLTGGAPMRPQIASLEHGAHIVVGTPGRMRDHLGRGTINLNHVQTLVLDEADRMTDMGFYEEIAGIVSACPARRQTLLFSATYPEDIRRATASFLVNPLEVTVEAQHDNDKIEQRFYEIGFDERNSAVGKLLKHFKPESTLAFCNTKVHCRELAEELRQQGFSALALYGELEQRERDEILVLFANRSCSVLVATDVAARGLDISDLGAVINVDVSKDTEVHIHRIGRTGRGSKKGLALSLCAPNEKKWVKLIEQYQNSAAEWHDLKELAEDDGIEALPAPMVTLCIMGGKKDKLRPGDLLGALTGDAGLTKEQVGKINVFEFMTYVALDRKVAEAAFKRLNAGNTLGRDFGNIKGRSFKMRFIEA, encoded by the coding sequence ATGAACACGACCACTGCCACCACCAATTCTTTTTCCAGCCTGCCGCTGACGCCCGCCTTTTTGGCCAATCTGGACTCGCTCGGCTACCACGAGATGACCACCATCCAGGCGCAAAGCCTGCCGGCGGTGCTCGATGGCCGCGACTTGATCGCCCAGGCGAAAACGGGCAGCGGCAAGACCGCTGCCTTCGGTATCGGCATCCTGCACAAGCTCAATCCGGCCTGGTTTGCCGTGCAGGGCCTGGTGCTGTGCCCCACGCGCGAACTGGCAGACCAGGTGGCCAATGAGCTGCGCCGTCTGGCCCGCGCGGCCGGCAACATCAAGATCCTGACCCTGACGGGCGGCGCACCGATGCGCCCGCAAATCGCCTCGCTGGAACATGGCGCCCACATCGTCGTCGGCACGCCGGGCCGCATGCGCGACCACCTGGGCCGCGGCACCATCAACCTGAACCACGTACAGACCCTGGTGCTCGATGAAGCGGACCGCATGACGGACATGGGCTTTTACGAGGAAATCGCCGGCATCGTCAGCGCCTGCCCGGCACGCCGCCAGACCCTGCTGTTCTCGGCCACGTATCCGGAAGACATTCGCCGCGCCACGGCATCGTTCCTCGTCAATCCGCTGGAAGTGACGGTCGAGGCGCAGCATGACAACGACAAGATCGAGCAGCGCTTCTATGAAATCGGCTTCGACGAACGCAATAGCGCCGTCGGCAAGCTGTTGAAACACTTCAAGCCGGAATCGACCCTGGCCTTCTGCAACACCAAGGTCCATTGCCGCGAACTGGCCGAAGAACTGCGCCAGCAAGGCTTTTCCGCGCTGGCCCTGTACGGCGAGCTGGAACAGCGCGAGCGCGATGAAATCCTGGTGCTGTTCGCCAACCGCAGTTGCTCCGTGCTGGTGGCCACCGACGTTGCCGCGCGCGGCCTCGATATATCCGACCTGGGCGCCGTGATCAACGTCGACGTATCGAAAGACACGGAAGTGCACATCCACCGCATCGGCCGCACGGGCCGCGGCAGCAAGAAGGGCCTGGCCCTGTCACTGTGCGCGCCAAACGAGAAAAAATGGGTCAAGCTGATCGAGCAGTACCAGAACAGCGCCGCCGAATGGCACGACCTGAAGGAACTGGCTGAAGATGACGGGATCGAGGCGCTGCCGGCGCCCATGGTCACCCTGTGCATCATGGGCGGCAAGAAGGACAAGCTGCGCCCGGGCGACTTGCTGGGCGCACTGACGGGCGACGCTGGCCTGACCAAGGAGCAGGTGGGCAAGATCAACGTATTCGAGTTCATGACCTACGTGGCGCTGGACCGCAAGGTGGCCGAAGCGGCCTTCAAGCGCCTGAACGCGGGCAATACGCTGGGCCGCGACTTTGGCAACATCAAGGGCCGCAGCTTCAAGATGCGCTTTATCGAGGCGTAA